One genomic region from Nitrospira sp. encodes:
- a CDS encoding type II toxin-antitoxin system VapC family toxin yields the protein MLYWDTSALVKQFIEEIGTAEAIALRADTPPHATATIAYTETFSALRRRVREAVLGESHYHEVVRHFLQEWPAYVRVNLDESILGRSRALLERYPLRALDAIHLASAIELQDHLDEPSVLISADVQLLRAATAEHLETKRLPL from the coding sequence ATGCTCTACTGGGACACGAGCGCACTCGTGAAACAATTCATCGAGGAAATTGGGACGGCTGAAGCCATTGCTCTGCGAGCAGACACTCCACCTCACGCCACCGCCACCATTGCCTATACCGAGACCTTTTCGGCTTTGCGTAGGCGTGTTCGGGAAGCAGTCCTAGGAGAATCGCACTACCACGAAGTGGTTCGCCATTTTTTACAAGAATGGCCTGCCTACGTCAGGGTTAATTTGGACGAAAGTATCCTTGGACGCTCCCGGGCGCTACTCGAACGATATCCCCTACGAGCTCTTGATGCCATCCATCTGGCTTCGGCGATCGAGCTGCAGGATCACCTCGATGAACCGTCGGTTCTTATTTCAGCCGACGTCCAACTCCTCCGAGCCGCCACCGCTGAGCATCTCGAAACCAAACGTCTCCCCTTGTAA
- a CDS encoding OmpA family protein, with protein MRQVRGIMASSLFVFTLLLLQGCAITGWWGSESGQEESAQAELIKEPAIKEIPPDDGQLTDSRTSLGMQSELLSRNATGLSDETLGDVLFDFDQVTIQMDAMRVLEADAKQLQQDRVAGLLLEGRGDEFGTSTYNLVLGERRASNVKAYLQELGLSIDVQTTSYGKDRPLCFEYTSECRQRNRSVHFVVK; from the coding sequence ATGAGACAGGTGCGCGGTATCATGGCGTCGAGCCTATTCGTCTTCACCCTTCTCCTCCTACAGGGCTGCGCAATAACAGGGTGGTGGGGATCGGAATCTGGTCAAGAGGAGTCGGCACAAGCAGAACTGATCAAGGAACCCGCGATTAAGGAGATCCCTCCTGACGACGGCCAACTGACCGACTCGCGAACAAGCCTGGGCATGCAATCAGAGCTCTTGTCTCGAAACGCCACCGGCCTCTCCGATGAGACATTGGGCGACGTCCTGTTTGATTTTGACCAGGTCACCATCCAGATGGATGCGATGCGCGTCTTGGAGGCCGATGCCAAGCAACTGCAACAAGACCGGGTGGCAGGCCTGCTCCTGGAAGGGCGCGGCGATGAATTCGGCACATCAACGTACAATCTCGTGTTGGGCGAGCGTCGAGCCAGCAATGTGAAAGCCTACCTTCAGGAACTGGGGCTCTCCATCGATGTCCAGACAACCAGTTACGGGAAGGATCGCCCGCTGTGTTTTGAGTATACCAGCGAATGCAGACAGCGAAACCGGAGCGTCCACTTCGTCGTCAAATAA
- the arsC gene encoding arsenate reductase (glutaredoxin) (This arsenate reductase requires both glutathione and glutaredoxin to convert arsenate to arsenite, after which the efflux transporter formed by ArsA and ArsB can extrude the arsenite from the cell, providing resistance.), producing the protein MADITIYHKPTCTTCRQAVQLLKDSGAPFTAINYYERSFTKAQLKTLLKKADLSPKDVLRTKEDLYRELGLAKKQLSDDELLDLMVKHPDLIQRPIVEKGDQVMLARPADSIKKLL; encoded by the coding sequence ATGGCGGATATCACGATCTATCACAAACCGACCTGCACAACCTGCCGACAAGCCGTACAGCTGCTCAAGGACAGCGGGGCGCCCTTTACAGCCATCAACTACTACGAGCGCTCGTTTACCAAAGCTCAGCTTAAAACGCTTTTAAAGAAGGCCGACCTATCCCCTAAGGACGTACTTCGAACCAAAGAAGACCTGTACCGCGAGCTCGGTCTGGCGAAGAAACAGCTCTCGGACGATGAGCTACTCGACCTGATGGTGAAACACCCAGACCTTATTCAACGGCCGATCGTGGAGAAAGGCGACCAGGTCATGCTGGCGAGACCGGCTGACTCGATCAAGAAACTCTTGTAG
- a CDS encoding citrate synthase gives MPHDFMPGLAGVPAATSSISDVDGQRGVLEYRGIRVETLCSNSSYLETAYLLLFGHLPSATEFQRWVTDVTHHRRIKFRIIDLLKSLPEQGHPMDALQAAVAALGMFYPGRNVKDVENNYWSAVRLVAKLPTIVAAWARLRHGDAPITPRDDLGFSENFFYMLTESVVPLLWDEIFDDCLILHAEHTMNASTFTGLVTASTLADPYTVVASSIGALKGPLHGGANEEVVVMLQEIGTLDKARQYVEHTLQNKKKLMGFGHRVYKVKDPRATVLQELCRRLFKEYGSSPLYEIALEVEAAAATMLNGKAIYPNVDFYSGIIYDKMGIDVDLFTPLFAMSRVSGWLAHWLEQLRENKLFRPDQIYSGEHNRPYVPIDQR, from the coding sequence ATGCCACATGATTTCATGCCGGGATTAGCCGGAGTCCCGGCTGCTACCTCATCGATCAGCGATGTCGATGGTCAACGCGGCGTTCTGGAATACCGCGGGATTCGAGTCGAAACACTCTGTTCGAATTCGTCGTACCTGGAAACGGCGTATCTGCTTCTTTTCGGACATCTTCCTTCAGCGACTGAATTCCAACGATGGGTCACCGACGTCACCCATCATCGGCGCATCAAATTTCGCATCATCGATTTGTTGAAAAGTTTGCCGGAACAGGGTCATCCCATGGATGCGCTCCAGGCGGCAGTGGCGGCGCTCGGCATGTTTTATCCGGGCCGCAACGTCAAGGACGTCGAGAATAATTATTGGAGCGCGGTGCGACTTGTCGCCAAGTTGCCGACGATTGTGGCGGCCTGGGCAAGGCTTCGCCACGGCGATGCTCCGATCACGCCGCGCGACGATCTGGGGTTCAGCGAGAACTTCTTCTATATGTTGACGGAGTCTGTCGTCCCTCTCTTGTGGGATGAAATATTCGATGATTGCCTCATCCTCCATGCCGAACACACCATGAACGCGTCCACATTTACGGGACTGGTCACGGCATCAACCCTGGCCGATCCCTATACCGTCGTGGCCTCGTCGATCGGTGCGTTGAAGGGTCCCTTGCACGGAGGCGCGAATGAAGAAGTGGTGGTGATGCTCCAAGAGATCGGAACTCTGGATAAGGCGCGGCAGTATGTTGAGCATACCCTGCAGAACAAGAAAAAGCTGATGGGATTCGGCCATCGCGTCTACAAGGTCAAAGATCCTCGTGCCACCGTTCTGCAGGAACTCTGTCGGCGATTGTTCAAAGAATACGGAAGCTCGCCCTTGTATGAAATTGCATTGGAAGTGGAGGCGGCGGCCGCAACAATGCTGAACGGCAAGGCGATCTATCCCAATGTCGATTTCTACTCCGGAATTATTTACGACAAGATGGGTATCGATGTCGATCTCTTTACTCCGCTCTTTGCCATGTCGCGCGTGTCAGGCTGGTTGGCCCATTGGCTGGAGCAGCTGCGCGAAAATAAGCTGTTCAGGCCGGACCAGATCTACTCCGGCGAGCATAACCGGCCCTACGTGCCCATCGATCAGCGGTAA
- a CDS encoding J domain-containing protein → MAVVQYVFLEVQGTMPFSTAKFVKFRSGMQKRIGSLRLKTEDSLECAVDTMMEERVDGFFQVEQGLEEIIKSLVEIEEELEAIRDLAGAMRLESRLEFVEERWDEFDSEIRERPRRRRKRVSLADMLKAAGGTGQLSENPHAVNNAVDAYAIMGMEFGSSLADVTAAFRTKAKQLHPDANNGDRSAEPELRRMLEAYQFLKEYLSLSNTEPMPPPDRSYSPSE, encoded by the coding sequence GTGGCTGTGGTACAATACGTCTTCTTGGAAGTCCAGGGAACCATGCCGTTCTCAACCGCGAAATTTGTGAAATTCCGAAGCGGGATGCAGAAACGCATCGGTTCACTGCGTTTAAAGACGGAAGACAGCTTGGAATGTGCCGTCGATACGATGATGGAAGAACGTGTGGACGGATTCTTTCAGGTGGAACAGGGACTCGAGGAAATCATCAAGTCCCTCGTCGAAATCGAGGAAGAATTGGAGGCGATTCGAGATCTGGCCGGAGCCATGCGGTTGGAGTCCCGGCTGGAGTTCGTCGAAGAGCGGTGGGATGAATTCGACAGCGAAATTCGCGAACGCCCCCGGCGGCGTCGTAAACGAGTCAGTCTCGCCGATATGCTCAAAGCCGCCGGTGGAACAGGACAGCTGTCCGAGAATCCACATGCCGTGAATAACGCGGTGGATGCCTATGCGATCATGGGTATGGAATTCGGCAGCTCTCTCGCCGATGTCACCGCAGCGTTCCGAACCAAGGCGAAGCAACTCCATCCTGATGCGAACAACGGCGATCGCAGTGCTGAACCGGAGCTCCGCCGCATGTTGGAGGCCTATCAGTTTCTGAAGGAATATCTCAGTCTCAGCAATACGGAACCCATGCCTCCTCCTGATCGCTCCTACAGTCCATCTGAGTAA
- a CDS encoding Hsp20/alpha crystallin family protein, translated as MTLVRWDPFRELEEVSDRLNRMFARPAAARTNGKETMIVADWTPSVDISETEGEYQIKAEIPDVKKEDVKVTLEDGVLTIQGERKHEKEEKGKKFHRIERSYGSFVRTFSLPDVIDDEKVKAEFKDGVLNLHLPKSEKAKPKAIEVKVA; from the coding sequence ATGACACTCGTACGATGGGATCCGTTTCGGGAATTGGAAGAAGTCTCAGATCGATTGAACCGGATGTTCGCTCGTCCCGCTGCGGCACGCACCAATGGGAAGGAGACCATGATCGTGGCGGACTGGACGCCATCCGTCGATATCAGCGAGACCGAAGGGGAGTATCAGATTAAGGCTGAGATTCCGGATGTGAAGAAGGAGGATGTGAAGGTTACGTTGGAGGACGGAGTGCTCACCATTCAGGGAGAGCGGAAGCACGAGAAGGAAGAGAAGGGAAAGAAGTTCCATCGGATTGAGCGATCCTACGGTAGCTTCGTCCGAACCTTCTCCTTGCCCGATGTGATTGACGATGAGAAGGTCAAGGCGGAGTTCAAGGATGGAGTGCTCAACCTTCATCTGCCGAAATCGGAGAAGGCCAAACCGAAGGCCATCGAAGTCAAGGTAGCGTAA
- a CDS encoding aldo/keto reductase — protein MSSAPETRTPNRLIHETSPYLLQHAYNPVDWYPWGPEALQLAKTKNRPILLSIGYSACHWCHVMERESFENEAIAGLMNRWFICIKVDREERPDLDEIYMAATVTMNQGQGGWPMTVFLTPAQEPFFAGTYFPPEDRWGRPGFGNILRKIADYWDTRPSEVREQAKELTAQLQGLKQLPSPISISESVLDEAVSQFKDEFDETHGGFGTAPKFPPAMGLSFLLRSHRRSGKPHTLTMVTKTLDMMAAGGIYDHIGGGFARYSTDARWLVPHFEKMLYDNALLARVYVEAYQVTKKPLYRQVATEVIDYVRREMTGPEGGFYSSTDADSEGIEGKFFVWTPTEVQDVLKNDEDTRRFCALYDITESGNWEHTNIPNRLRPLEDIAKQLNLTRDELMELASRAKPLLYEARRHRVPPGLDDKVITAWNGMMLSAMAEAARVFGQAGYLESAQRTADFLLRSHAKPDGRLLRTSRGDRAHLDAYLEDYAYLTEGLLDLYEAGSAESYLQAAGRLAEYLISDFMDQEQGGFFTTASHHESLILRHREGMDGATPSANAVAASALARLSFHFDREDWRRAAAAAVRAYGRQIARYPRAFAKSLAVVDFLTQGPVELALVGDESQDNVRALREAVAHCYLPNRIVATGSPGQPTSLPLLRDRPTISGQPTLYICRNYTCRQPITDPRSVEEALQADQTASADRGAEPRLLQGASLSGSATAQGTATYASRVMARADEAGLANGLTVLGATGLTTTRLGFGTYRVDMQNSQHREALKMALRSSCNLIDTSTNYTDGDSERLVGSVLAELVASGEVRRDEIIVVSKIGYIQGQNLKLAEAKERSGRPYPELVKYGDGIWHCIHPEFLADQLALSLDRLGLATLDICLLHNPEYFFSAAAHRGGENLEKLRADFYARIERAFVYFETQIKAGRLQYYGVSSNTATSPADNPDATSLSLMIQAAEAAAKSAGASTHHFQVLQCPMNLFESGAVVTVNTGRSSSHTVLEYARQKNIAILVNRPLNAMLSHNRMLRLADLPLEDPPLDVDQQLSKVGALEQEYRTSLSPTIPVSGTGTAPADYFNWSAELRRIHQQIQGIEHWEQIEHQMIAPHINQVLQLLSHQLSGDVAEQWERWRQRYIPELLTLLRGFRREATLMSQAQTEQVARTIDPLVPTSHRTASLSQKMLWLLTSTPGVTCVLNGMRVPKYVEDSLAVLTWEPITDTRPIYEAAMTLPR, from the coding sequence ATGTCATCCGCTCCTGAGACACGTACTCCCAATCGACTCATTCATGAAACCAGTCCCTACCTGCTGCAACATGCTTACAACCCCGTAGACTGGTACCCCTGGGGGCCGGAAGCACTGCAACTGGCGAAGACGAAGAATCGTCCCATCTTGCTCTCAATCGGCTACTCCGCCTGCCACTGGTGCCACGTCATGGAACGCGAGTCTTTTGAGAACGAGGCGATTGCGGGACTCATGAATCGGTGGTTTATCTGCATTAAGGTAGACCGGGAGGAACGGCCCGATCTCGATGAGATTTACATGGCCGCCACGGTCACCATGAATCAGGGTCAAGGCGGTTGGCCCATGACGGTGTTTCTGACGCCCGCTCAAGAGCCGTTTTTCGCAGGCACGTATTTTCCTCCTGAAGATCGGTGGGGACGGCCTGGCTTCGGCAATATCCTAAGAAAGATTGCGGACTATTGGGACACACGTCCATCGGAAGTCCGGGAGCAGGCCAAAGAGCTGACGGCTCAGTTGCAAGGCTTGAAACAACTCCCCTCCCCCATCTCCATCAGCGAATCTGTGCTCGACGAAGCCGTCAGCCAGTTCAAGGACGAGTTCGATGAAACCCATGGTGGATTCGGAACAGCACCCAAGTTTCCCCCGGCCATGGGATTGTCGTTCTTACTCCGGAGCCACCGACGCTCGGGCAAGCCCCACACGCTCACGATGGTGACCAAAACCCTCGACATGATGGCGGCCGGGGGAATCTACGACCACATCGGCGGTGGTTTTGCGCGCTATTCGACCGATGCCCGATGGCTGGTGCCGCATTTTGAAAAAATGCTCTATGACAACGCGCTTCTGGCACGCGTGTATGTCGAGGCCTATCAAGTCACCAAGAAGCCTCTCTATCGCCAGGTGGCCACCGAGGTGATTGACTATGTGCGCCGGGAAATGACAGGGCCGGAAGGCGGCTTCTACTCATCGACGGATGCCGACTCTGAAGGTATCGAAGGAAAGTTCTTTGTTTGGACGCCGACCGAAGTGCAAGACGTACTCAAGAACGACGAAGACACACGGCGATTTTGTGCGCTCTACGACATCACGGAATCAGGCAATTGGGAACACACGAACATTCCCAATCGACTGCGACCGCTCGAAGATATAGCCAAACAGCTGAATCTGACGAGGGACGAGTTGATGGAGCTCGCATCCCGTGCGAAGCCCCTGTTGTACGAAGCACGCCGACATCGCGTCCCCCCCGGACTGGACGACAAGGTGATCACCGCATGGAACGGTATGATGCTGTCGGCCATGGCCGAGGCAGCCCGAGTCTTTGGACAGGCCGGGTATCTCGAGAGCGCTCAACGGACGGCCGATTTTCTGCTGCGCAGTCACGCCAAGCCGGACGGCCGATTGCTGCGCACATCACGCGGCGATCGTGCCCATCTCGACGCCTATCTTGAAGACTATGCGTACCTCACAGAGGGATTGCTGGACCTCTATGAAGCTGGTTCCGCTGAATCGTACCTCCAGGCGGCTGGACGGCTGGCGGAGTACCTGATCAGCGACTTTATGGATCAGGAACAGGGCGGGTTTTTCACGACAGCGAGTCATCATGAATCCCTCATTCTCCGACACCGGGAAGGCATGGATGGAGCCACGCCCAGCGCCAATGCCGTCGCCGCTTCAGCACTGGCCCGACTGTCTTTCCACTTTGATCGCGAAGATTGGCGCCGCGCCGCGGCTGCTGCTGTACGCGCCTATGGTCGGCAAATAGCCCGTTACCCTCGCGCGTTCGCCAAGAGTCTGGCCGTGGTGGATTTTCTGACCCAAGGACCGGTGGAACTGGCCCTCGTGGGTGATGAGTCGCAGGACAATGTTCGCGCCCTCCGTGAAGCGGTGGCGCACTGCTACCTTCCCAACCGCATCGTGGCGACTGGTTCTCCGGGGCAACCAACTTCCCTTCCACTCTTGCGAGATAGGCCGACCATTTCTGGACAACCAACACTCTACATCTGTCGGAATTATACCTGCCGGCAACCGATCACCGATCCTCGTTCCGTCGAAGAGGCGTTGCAGGCCGACCAGACTGCATCGGCGGATCGAGGAGCCGAACCAAGACTGCTGCAGGGCGCCAGTCTCTCAGGAAGCGCAACGGCCCAGGGTACGGCGACCTATGCGTCTCGGGTGATGGCACGGGCAGACGAGGCAGGCTTGGCAAACGGCTTGACAGTGCTCGGTGCAACCGGTTTGACCACGACCAGGTTAGGGTTCGGAACATATCGCGTTGATATGCAGAATTCTCAACACCGCGAAGCGTTGAAAATGGCGTTGCGATCGTCTTGTAATCTGATCGACACCTCGACGAATTACACCGACGGCGACAGCGAACGGTTGGTGGGGTCTGTGCTGGCCGAGCTTGTTGCTTCGGGTGAGGTTCGCCGTGACGAAATCATCGTCGTCTCCAAAATCGGGTATATCCAGGGGCAGAATCTCAAGCTTGCCGAAGCCAAAGAACGGTCCGGCCGTCCCTACCCCGAACTGGTGAAGTATGGGGACGGTATTTGGCATTGCATTCATCCGGAATTCTTGGCGGACCAGCTGGCGCTGTCCTTGGATCGGCTGGGACTTGCCACGCTCGATATCTGCCTGTTGCACAATCCCGAATATTTCTTTTCAGCGGCGGCGCATCGTGGAGGCGAAAACCTGGAGAAACTTCGTGCCGATTTCTATGCCCGGATCGAGCGGGCGTTCGTCTACTTCGAAACGCAAATCAAGGCGGGGCGACTCCAATATTACGGGGTATCATCCAACACGGCCACGTCTCCTGCCGACAATCCGGACGCCACCTCTCTGTCGCTGATGATCCAAGCGGCCGAAGCCGCCGCCAAATCTGCAGGAGCTTCTACTCATCACTTTCAGGTCCTTCAATGCCCGATGAATCTCTTCGAATCCGGAGCCGTCGTTACCGTCAATACTGGACGGTCCAGCTCTCACACCGTCCTCGAGTACGCACGCCAGAAAAACATCGCCATCTTGGTGAATCGACCATTGAATGCTATGTTGTCTCACAACAGGATGCTGCGACTGGCGGATCTCCCGCTCGAAGACCCGCCTCTCGACGTCGATCAACAGCTGAGCAAGGTCGGCGCACTCGAACAGGAGTACCGTACTTCCCTCTCGCCGACTATTCCAGTCTCCGGAACAGGGACGGCCCCGGCCGATTACTTCAATTGGTCTGCCGAACTGCGCCGTATTCATCAGCAGATACAGGGGATCGAACATTGGGAACAAATTGAGCATCAGATGATCGCCCCACACATCAACCAAGTCTTACAGTTGCTCTCGCACCAGCTTTCCGGAGACGTGGCCGAACAGTGGGAACGCTGGCGTCAACGCTACATTCCGGAGCTGCTGACTTTGCTGCGGGGGTTCCGGCGCGAAGCCACTCTGATGAGTCAAGCCCAGACCGAACAGGTTGCGCGAACGATCGACCCGCTCGTGCCGACTTCACACCGCACCGCTTCGCTGTCACAAAAAATGTTGTGGCTTCTCACGAGTACGCCTGGAGTCACCTGCGTGTTAAACGGCATGCGCGTGCCGAAATACGTGGAGGATTCGTTGGCAGTCTTAACATGGGAACCGATCACAGATACTCGGCCGATCTATGAAGCAGCGATGACGCTTCCTCGATAA
- a CDS encoding type II toxin-antitoxin system prevent-host-death family antitoxin — MSRIGVKELKNRLTHYLRRTQKGEEIIVTDRGRPIALLQHIEAGKPGTREARLAQLTALGKIIPPTGAPRKRLKPLSYRGPSLGRAVVDDRDER; from the coding sequence ATGAGCAGGATCGGCGTCAAAGAACTCAAAAATCGCCTGACTCACTATCTTCGTCGAACACAGAAGGGTGAAGAAATCATCGTAACCGACCGAGGACGACCGATCGCCCTGCTTCAGCACATCGAGGCCGGGAAGCCTGGGACACGGGAGGCCCGGTTGGCGCAACTTACCGCGCTGGGAAAGATCATCCCGCCGACAGGCGCGCCGAGGAAACGGCTCAAACCTCTTTCCTATCGAGGCCCATCGCTAGGTCGTGCGGTCGTCGATGACCGTGATGAACGTTGA
- the rnd gene encoding ribonuclease D, whose product MPAPHQYITSAATLNELCARLRDSPRLALDTEFVGEESFVPKLELIQVATDHTAAIIDFPAVLSREALDGFWEIVCDSRIQKVVHAGRQDLDLFAVHAGQVPKPFFDTQIAAALVGFGPQVAYANLVQRVHGRRLDKAHTFTNWSARPLSQDQLAYALEDVTFLLAIHDHLHSRLSKLGRLQWAHEEFSRLAGVVGETRREPQERYQRIRGWDQLKPRSAAVLRELAAWREGEAKRRNAPRSRIVRDEVLLQLARHPPRHQDELRNVRGLHASEVDRNGESILVTIQAALGLPPSAWPVLPKERKSEPESNGLVELLQAIVKARAVEEEIAPTLLATSADLQELVDVKTNRSTLDLPVLKGWRRILAGDLLLAALDGKVSFTVDPHTRTIRWSLSEPTTGG is encoded by the coding sequence ATGCCCGCCCCACATCAGTACATCACGAGCGCAGCCACACTCAACGAATTGTGCGCGCGACTGCGGGACAGCCCGCGCCTGGCGCTCGATACGGAATTCGTGGGCGAGGAGAGTTTTGTACCGAAGCTCGAACTCATTCAAGTCGCGACCGACCACACTGCGGCCATTATCGATTTTCCAGCCGTTCTATCAAGAGAAGCACTCGATGGGTTCTGGGAGATTGTCTGCGATTCGAGGATTCAAAAGGTCGTGCATGCGGGACGGCAAGATCTGGATCTCTTCGCAGTCCATGCCGGGCAAGTCCCAAAACCGTTCTTCGACACCCAGATTGCGGCGGCGCTGGTCGGCTTCGGCCCTCAGGTCGCCTATGCCAACCTTGTGCAACGGGTGCACGGAAGAAGGCTGGACAAAGCCCATACCTTTACGAATTGGAGTGCCCGCCCGTTGTCCCAAGACCAACTGGCCTACGCGCTGGAGGATGTGACGTTTTTGTTGGCTATCCATGACCATTTGCACAGCCGACTGTCGAAGCTTGGAAGGCTCCAGTGGGCTCATGAAGAGTTCTCTCGCCTTGCAGGTGTCGTGGGTGAGACTCGTCGCGAGCCACAAGAACGGTATCAACGCATAAGAGGATGGGATCAGCTGAAGCCGAGATCGGCTGCGGTACTTCGGGAACTTGCAGCCTGGCGTGAGGGGGAAGCGAAACGGAGAAATGCGCCTCGGAGCAGGATCGTCCGGGATGAAGTGCTGCTTCAGCTGGCGCGACATCCTCCGCGGCACCAGGATGAGTTGCGCAACGTCAGGGGTCTCCACGCTTCAGAAGTAGACCGAAATGGAGAGTCGATCCTTGTCACGATTCAAGCGGCGCTTGGGCTTCCCCCCTCGGCTTGGCCGGTGCTTCCGAAAGAGCGAAAATCTGAACCGGAATCGAATGGACTCGTCGAATTGCTTCAGGCGATCGTGAAGGCTCGCGCCGTGGAAGAAGAGATTGCTCCGACCTTGTTGGCGACGAGCGCCGATCTCCAGGAGTTGGTCGATGTCAAGACGAATCGGTCAACGCTGGATCTCCCAGTCCTGAAGGGATGGAGACGAATCTTGGCAGGTGATCTCCTGCTTGCCGCGCTGGACGGAAAGGTCTCTTTTACTGTTGATCCACACACCAGGACGATTCGGTGGTCGCTGTCCGAGCCGACCACCGGTGGCTGA
- a CDS encoding NAD-dependent malic enzyme yields the protein MREIGPYSNYRLTVRLELANKPGIFARVAALLAEEQANLGAVDIVSATKTRMIRDITFDVQSEQHGEKVVARLGELPDVIVLSASDRIFLLHLGGKIRVGNKFPISTRHVLSMVYTPGVGRVSQAIAKDKSKVYTFTSKSNSVAVVSDGSAVLGLGNLGPEAALPVMEGKVMLFKELANIDAWPICVNTQEPDEIVRIIQGIAPGFGGINLEDISAPRCFEIEQELKQSLDIPVMHDDQHGTAVVLLAALSNALKVTGKQLEQVRIVVNGLGAAGTACCRILLAAGAAHVLGCDKEGIILYGEAEQLRACRTDLRACLTRDSPKGTLRDALKGADVFIGLSVGNAVTADDLDLMAQDRIVFALANPDPEVPPELGTTHSAIFATGRSDYPNQINNALAFPGIFRGALDVQAGEINEAMKLAAAQAIAQVIPENTLSEDYIIPSVFDKDVVPRVARAVAAAARASGVARRRAKADDPSILE from the coding sequence ATGAGAGAGATCGGCCCATACTCCAATTACCGGCTGACTGTTCGCCTCGAATTGGCGAACAAGCCCGGCATCTTTGCCAGAGTGGCTGCGCTGTTGGCGGAAGAACAGGCCAATCTCGGCGCTGTCGATATTGTGTCGGCGACGAAGACCCGCATGATTCGGGATATCACGTTCGATGTTCAGAGTGAGCAGCATGGCGAAAAAGTTGTCGCTCGTTTGGGCGAGTTGCCGGACGTCATCGTGCTCTCGGCATCCGATCGAATTTTCCTCCTCCATCTTGGAGGCAAAATTCGGGTGGGGAACAAGTTCCCGATCAGTACCAGACACGTGCTCTCCATGGTGTATACACCGGGTGTTGGTCGTGTTTCTCAAGCGATCGCGAAAGACAAGTCGAAAGTCTACACCTTTACGAGCAAGAGCAATAGCGTTGCGGTCGTCTCGGACGGGTCCGCGGTGTTGGGGCTGGGCAATCTTGGTCCGGAAGCGGCCCTTCCCGTCATGGAAGGCAAGGTGATGCTCTTTAAAGAGCTGGCGAATATCGATGCCTGGCCGATCTGCGTGAATACGCAGGAGCCGGACGAAATCGTGCGGATCATCCAAGGTATCGCGCCTGGATTCGGTGGCATCAATTTGGAAGACATCAGCGCCCCACGTTGCTTCGAGATCGAGCAAGAACTGAAACAATCGCTTGATATTCCTGTGATGCATGATGACCAGCACGGCACGGCCGTGGTGCTGCTGGCAGCGCTCTCGAATGCGCTGAAGGTCACTGGCAAACAGCTGGAACAGGTTCGGATTGTCGTCAATGGGCTCGGTGCCGCCGGCACGGCCTGCTGTAGAATCTTGCTGGCTGCCGGCGCGGCACATGTGCTGGGATGCGACAAGGAGGGCATCATCCTGTACGGGGAAGCCGAACAACTACGAGCCTGCCGAACCGACCTTCGTGCCTGTTTGACGCGAGACAGTCCGAAAGGAACTTTGCGTGATGCGTTGAAAGGCGCCGATGTATTTATCGGGCTGTCCGTCGGCAATGCGGTGACTGCCGACGATCTCGATCTCATGGCCCAGGATCGAATCGTCTTTGCGTTGGCCAACCCGGATCCGGAGGTTCCTCCGGAGCTGGGGACGACTCACTCCGCGATCTTCGCGACCGGACGGTCGGATTATCCGAATCAGATCAACAATGCCCTCGCATTCCCAGGGATCTTTCGGGGTGCGCTCGATGTCCAAGCCGGTGAGATCAACGAGGCCATGAAGTTGGCCGCAGCGCAGGCTATCGCCCAGGTGATTCCGGAAAATACGTTGAGTGAGGACTATATCATCCCTAGCGTTTTTGATAAGGACGTTGTCCCGCGTGTCGCCCGGGCGGTCGCTGCCGCTGCGCGCGCCAGCGGAGTAGCCAGACGACGGGCTAAGGCGGACGATCCCTCCATCCTTGAATAA